gttctgattttttttacacagtttaagaaaaaatagttaattttgttggaacaatcaatttagatagctattttcctaaaataccctcacattaattagagtacaactttatgggaacttgaattgatggtaaaaaaagaatcaaccctcattaaatgaggtaggtttatagtaacaacaacttacattgaataagggtattttaggaaaattaaaatacaactacattcttcaattggaaaacTTGACTACAATTTGgaacagacgaaaaaggaaaacagaactatcaaagtgggacggagggagtatatacGAAATCATTGAACTTCCATACGAGATTAATTAGCACTAATATGGGTTTCTTTTCTTGCCAAACCAGGTAAGAAAAGTGCATTGAACACAAACAAGAATCACGCTCAAAAAGACTAGAAGGAAACCTGTTCTATAGCATGCGTTATTATACTAAAATCTCCGATCTTGTTAAAACAATTATTAACACATAATCCTAGCTTATCAAGCTTAAATAACAAATGCTTGAAATAACTTGCTGACCGACGTACGAGTTTTTCTGCAATAAAATCTCTAAAGatcttatttccttttttttttctgtcccAAAATTCATTAATTTGACACTACATATTCCAAATAATGGAATGTAAAAGTCATATAGATTTTTAATTGGAAAAGTTTTGGTGCAAATCATGCTGTGTATGTTATATCACTGAATACGTAAGAGGTCGTGTTACAGCTTTGCCACTAATTTTACTAGTGACAGTAATTAGTAGGAAAAAAGATAGCAAAGTATTATGGAAGTTTGACCAATCTCACATCTGTTCAACCTACGCGCCATGCTGTCGCATCTTACAGGTTCCCACCTTTGACtgagcttttctttttttttttttgggatcaaaatttttgattaAGTATTAattaaatgtattttttttaaaaaaataaaaactaaatctATTTTATCTTCAAAAAGAATATTCATTTTATTCCCTTTTTGTCAAAAGAAAATTCGTTTTACTCCCTTTCTCTGTCACGTTACAGCTATGAAAAAGAGAAGATAAATGTGTGTATTTCCAATTCAAACGAATTCACCTTTTTTTTCTCCTGCGCAAAAAGGTAACCTTTAACTACATCTTTTTTCAGAATTTTAATTAATCATCACATTTATACATGCACTAACACACCTTAAAATACACACACAAGCATTAAACTACTCTGTGTATTCATATGTATACAAGATACATGCATACCTGAGATGGAGCCGTCTTTTATTGGTCTTCTCTGCGTATATCTGTATATAACACAGATACGCAGGGAAGACCAATCCACCCAAAACAACCACCAATATCTCACGACTTTTCCCCTTTCTAGAAATACTTCCCGCGAAAATTTTTTTCATCATGAAAGTGAGAAAACATATAATATAAAGCCGAGATCATCAGAACCCATCTTCCGTTATTATAATGTAAATtgattatcctttttttttttaatataattctGGGATTTTCATGATTGTTTTTTCCACCCTCTCCTAGCAATCATTTTCGTTGTTTTTATGGTTAACTATAGAAATGTTTTATTAGTACATCAAATAGTAGTCGAGTTTTGAAAGTTTCTTTGAGCCAAAATGCGTGTTTACAATCCAACGGTTGTCAAGTCAAACCCATGAGAGAGAAACAGAGGAAACGGagaagggaagaagaaagagagatcCAAGTCAATGTTCAAAGCTTTTGGGCCGAGTTAAAAATCATCTACTAGGACATTTCTTCCTTATTACTGATTCTCGACACATTTGCCTTCTTTCTTCTGCTTCATCTTCTTCTTATTGCATTCCACCCCAACACCCATATATATATCTCTGCCATATAATTTTTAATGATCTTTTTGTATCCAATTAGCTGTACATTAGTAGACAAGGCCTTCTTTGTTTCTGAGtcatttttgtttcaaatattAGAGCTTGTTTCTCGGAAATATTGAGGTGGGATTGTTGGAAAAACAAGTTTGATGATTTCAAGGATATTCTTCTGAATCCTTAAGGTTTTCTGTTTCTGTGTCTTTTTGGATTCTTTCTTTGTTGTTGTACCTTTGTAGCTCCTGTCTGCATATTTTCATATTCTTCATCTGGGTTGTGCTTGTTGCTTGATTTGGGAGCTTTTCAGCTAAAAAGCCTTGTCTGGGGTTCTGTTTCTTGGATAAATTTGTTTATTCTTTTGGGTGGGGTGTGggaaatttttcatttttgggcCTTTTTTGGGCTCTGGCTTCTCTATTCGAGACTGTTGTCGGCAGAAAGAGCTGCATTTTCAGTTCAAAATtgcaactttggaaggctaaaCCTTTTGAGATTTTGAAGTGGAGGAGTTATTAGTTTGACGTTGACTCCAATGGCACCAAAAGACAGAAACAGAGATGGTAAAAAAAAGAAGCTGCATTTCAGCAAGATCTACTCATTTAGATGTGGAAGAGGAGGTTTTAAAGAAGACCATGGTAGTATTGGAGGACCAGGATTTTCAAGAGTGGTATATTGCAACGAACCAGCTGATTTTGAAGCTGGTTTAAGGAATTATCCTGGGAATTATGTCAAGAGTACAAAGTATACAGTTGCCTCTTTTTTCCCTAAAGCTTTGTTTGAGCAGTTTAGGAGAGTggctaatttttattttctcgtTGTTGGTACATTGGCCTTCACACCTTTAGCTCCTTATAGCGCTGTTAGTGCTATTATTCCTCTAATAATTGTTATTGGAGCGAGTATGGTGAAAGAAGGTATTGAAGACTGGCGCCGACAACAGCAGGTACTTGATAATTAACCTCTATCTtgtgcttttccttaatttaaaTCCCTTCTACATTTTGAACGTAATTTGTTCGAGACATTAACGAATTAGCTCATACAAGTAGAGAGACTTTTGTAGAGAATTTTCCAAGTCAGAAATTTTTTGTGGAAATGTTTGGATATCTAGATGTAGTAGAAGGTTCCAATACATCTACAACAGGGATTTATTGGGACATGAAAGAAGATGGTTAGGCAAATTTCAGTATTTTGGTGACCATTAGTTGGTAAATTTAGTGTAGTAGACAAGCTGAGATTGCTTTTGAGAATTAACACATATAAATGGTCTGGTATAAGCAATTAGATTTATCTGCAGCAGggacttttatcttttttatctttttatcgAACAAATTTGAGTCTTATTATCGGAAATTACTTGCCTGCTCTTTAGATTCCGTCCTCAAAAATTCTAGTCATATTTCAAACTGACTGCCACCTTCAAGCTTGTCTTATGTTGCTTGTGAAAATATCTATTTCAGGATATGGAGGTTAACAATAGAAAAGTTAAAGTACACCATGGTGATGGGCTTTTCCAAAATACAGAATGGAAAAATCTCAGAGTTGGGGATATAGTTAAAGTGGAGAAGGATGAATTCTTTCCGGCAGACCTGCTTCTGCTTTCGTCCAGTTATGATGATGCAGTTTGCTATGTTGAGACCATGAATCTTGATGGCGAGACGAATCTGAAACTTAAACAGGGATTGGAAGTAACTTCATTCATGAATGAGGACGTAAACTATAAAGATTTTAAGGCACTTGTCAAATGCGAAGATCCAAATGCTAATTTGTACACTTTTGTTGGAAGTATGGAATTTGAAGAGCAACAACATCCTCTTTCTCCTCAACAATTACTACTTAGAGACTCAAAACTGCGAAACACAGACTATATTTATGGGTCTGTTATCTTCACTGGTCATGATACCAAGGTCATTCAGAATTCCACTGATCCCCCATCAAAGAGAAGCaaaattgagaagaaaatgGATAAGATCATTTATTTCTTGTTTGGTGTCTTGTTCACGATAGCTTTTGTTGGATCAATTTACTTTGGCATTGTAACGAAAAAGGACTTGGATAAGGGACATAATAGATGGTATCTGAGACCAGACAGTgccaaaattttctttgatcCCAAGAGAGCTCCTGCTGCTGCAACATATCACTTTTTGACAGCCCTGATGTTGTACAGCTACTTGATTCCAATCTCCTTGTATGTGTCAATAGAAATTGTGAAAGTTCTTCAGAGCATGTTCATTAATCAAGATATCCACATGTATTATGAGGAAACTGACAAGCCAGCGCACGCACGCACCTCAAATTTAAATGAAGAACTTGGTCAAGTAGATACAATACTTTCTGATAAGACGGGGACATTGACCTGCAACTCCATGGAATTCATCAAGTGCTCTGTGGCTGGGACTGCTTATGGGCGCGGTGTTACTGAGGTAGAGAGAGCGATGGCAAAGAGAAATGGCTCTCCTTTAATGGTAAATGGAAAGGATGTTGTTGAGGATTCCCCTAAGAGTGCCACAAAGTCATCTATTAaaggctacaattttgatgatgAGAGGATTGCGGACAGCAATTGGGTGAATGAGCTCCATGCTGATGTCATACAGAAGTTCTGTCGCTTATTGGCAGTCTGCCATACTGCTATACCTGAAATGGATGAAGAAACCGGAAAGGTTTCATATGAAGCTGAATCACCCGATGAGGCAGCTTTTGTGATTGCTGCAAGAGAACTTGGATTTGAATTCTATAGGAGGACGCAAACTACTGTTTCAGTGAATGAGTTGGATACATCATCTGGCAAGAAAATTGAGAGGTAAGTACTTCGATATTTCTGTTTGCAGCACATTTTTCCTGTATTTGGCCTTTCTGAGACTGCTGATTTGTTACATCAGGATTTTCTGAGTTGAACTGGATGCCTCACAAAATCCAAATTTCGAATATATGTGTCTTCCAACTATACAGATGCCACAAAAAATGAATCTTTTCATGCTGTTGAAAAATGATACCTGCCTATTGCTTTATGTTCACCTGAATGGGATGTTTTTACAAAGCTTTCTCCCTTCTTGCAGGGAATATAAACTTCTAAATGTTTTGGAGTTTAACAGCACTAGAAAGCGGATGTCTGTTATAGTAAAGGATGAGGAAGGAAAGATTCTATTGCTCTCTAAAGGTGCTGACAGGTCGGTACAGTAATTAATGTATTACTGCTAATTCATGTAATACGTACTCCTACGTCTACTTTCAACTGTTTCATGGAATGCTTTTTGTTCCTTCCTCTTGCTCTGATGCTATCTCTTTCTTGGCCACTTTGTTACTGATCTTTCAGCGTCATGTTTGGAAGGCTTGGAAAAAATGGAAGGGAATTTGAAGATCAAACCAGGGAACATGTTAATGAGTATGCTGATGCAGGACTTAGAACTTTGATACTGGCTTATCGGGTGCTCAGTGAGGAAGAGTACAAAATATTCAATGAAAAATTTCTAGAGGCCAAGAATTTAGTCACTGCTGATCGTGAGGCATTGATTGATGAAGTGACAGAGACAATTGAGCAAGATTTAATTCTTCTGGGTGCAACAGCTGTTGAGGACAAACTTCAACCTGGGGTAGGTTTTAGGTTTTAAATGGAGGTAACTTATCAATTACAGCAAACATGAAGATAAATGTGGAtctgattattcttcttttttccccctATTGATTTGTTTGTGCTAGGTTCCTGAATGCATTGACAAGCTTGCTCAAGCAGGCATAAAATTGTGGGTTCTGACTGGAGATAAGATGGAAACTGCAATTAATATAGGGTATGGTCATTTGAAAATGCTTGTGGTATTTTTAAGTGTGAGAGGTTCTCTTGTCCTTCATTGCTAACTCCAAAAAATCatattttgcagttttgcctgTAGTTTGCTTAGACAAGGAATGAAGCAGATAATAATCACATTAGAGACCCCTGAAATCATAGCTCTTGAAAAAGGGGATGACAAGAATGCTATTGCAAAGGTATCCACGAATCCTGTAAACACCCAATTTTTAATCATGTGTCCATCTGGAAGAGAAAATGAGCAGTTGATGCTTACTGAAAACTGTATTATTGCATGTCTTGAGAGACGGACAATTTTTATGGCATACAACTTCCATCGATGATTCTCTGTGGCATACAACTTCCATTCCATGCTAAGGGCAGGTTTTGATGGTATTAGGTCTGATAATTTTTGGAGTGGAattggaaaaggaaaagtttcgTGGTTTTATCGCTTCAAGCTGAATTTCCGGCTAAGTTATGTGTCAAAAAGTTCCTGCATTGTGTCTGTTTCTTGTTTCTCCTTTAGAGTATGTTGAAACAAGAAAGAAGTTTCATTAATTCCTTTTTCTGCGGGAAAATTGTCTTACACTGATACTGAAAAGTATATAAACAGGTAGTTTGATGAGTTAGTTGGTGTTGACATTTTCCATTGGCTTAGCTTACTTTCTCGTCTTTTACTTGTCCACATCAATTTTCTTGTGCATCTGCTTATATAACTCTTTCTTAATAACTGTACTATGTAGTCTAAGAAAAGtactttaaattattttatcaaTAGGCTTCAAGGCAGAGCGTCATCCAGCAGATTACTGAGGGAAAGGCTCAGGTTAGGTCAAGCTCTGAGGCATTTGCTTTGATAATTGATGGGAAATCTCTTGCTTATGCATTAGAAGATGATACAAAGAATTTATTTCTGGAGCTTGCAATCAGCTGTGCATCTGTTATTTGTTGTCGATCATCACCAAAGCAGAAGGCATTGGTGAGTCTGGACCATATCCCAAACCCACAGGCTCCCCCTATCTCTGATTATTTTCCTACTGAGGACTTAGTTTTGATGCTAAATGCAATTGCTGCTGGATATGCAGGTTACAAGACTTGTTAAAGATGGAACCAAGAAGACAACATTAGCCATTGGTGATGGAGCGAATGATGTGGGAATGCTTCAAGAAGCTGACATCGGAATTGGAATTAGTGGTGTTGAAGGAATGCAGGTACAGAATTTACTTTTTACCTGATTAATTTGCAGGAAACATCATGCTTTTATCATAATCTACCACTTCTAGCTTTCACACTTATTTTCTTGTGCAAATTAGGCTGTCATGTCAAGTGATGTTGCAATTGCTCAGTTTCGATTTTTGGAGCGCTTACTTCTGGTGCACGGACATTGGTGCTACCGAAGGATTTCTTCAATGGTAATGTATCTTGGTTGTGCTCCTTTACATATTATTTGCACCCTTATTACAATTAAAAGAATATTGGTTTTTAACTGAATGCTTGCGGTTTTGGTCTTGGATCAATTCATTCAAATGTATAAATCATGTTTTTGTCATATTGCATCAACATCAAACTTTCTTAATCATCATTTGATTTGGTTTATCTATTCTTTTTTGCAGATATGCTACTTCTTCTATAAGAACGTCACATTTGGTTTTACTGTATTTCTATATGAGGCATATGCATCATTCTCTGCCCAGCCGGCATACAATGATTGGTTTTTGACCCTTTACAACATTTTCTTCACATCACTTCCGGTCATCGCTTTGGGAGTTTTTGATCAGGATGTATCTGCTCGGTTTTGTCTGAAGGTATGCCTTTCATCTAAAGCTATGTTTATTACTGAAATTGGCACGTTCAGCTTATAATATTTAGAATTTTAAGCTGTTATAAAAGGATTATCTTTCCTAGACATATAATAAGAGAACACAGGCCAATTTAGCAAATAACAACAATTTGGGTGTTCTTTTCGAGTAATGAACATCAATTTGGGTGTTGGTCACTATCCATAACAGCTGTTAGGTGATTGCAATTATGCCTACTATCTCCAATGGAGTACATCATTCATCAATGAGAAGCCATAAACGATGGAAAAGTTATAGCTTCTAAGTGAAATTATTGACAATTAGAATGTGTAGTTTAAGTAAATACAGGAGTCTGCTTCTTTTTACGAGTCTCTATCTCATAAATTTATATCTCAAAGGAAATGACCAAAGATTTTATATTAGACCTTACCTCTTATTTCTATACAAGGTTCCTTACTGATTCATTGGGATTGTGTTGCAGTTCCCAATGCTGTACCAAGA
This portion of the Coffea eugenioides isolate CCC68of chromosome 11, Ceug_1.0, whole genome shotgun sequence genome encodes:
- the LOC113752990 gene encoding putative phospholipid-transporting ATPase 9, which gives rise to MAPKDRNRDGKKKKLHFSKIYSFRCGRGGFKEDHGSIGGPGFSRVVYCNEPADFEAGLRNYPGNYVKSTKYTVASFFPKALFEQFRRVANFYFLVVGTLAFTPLAPYSAVSAIIPLIIVIGASMVKEGIEDWRRQQQDMEVNNRKVKVHHGDGLFQNTEWKNLRVGDIVKVEKDEFFPADLLLLSSSYDDAVCYVETMNLDGETNLKLKQGLEVTSFMNEDVNYKDFKALVKCEDPNANLYTFVGSMEFEEQQHPLSPQQLLLRDSKLRNTDYIYGSVIFTGHDTKVIQNSTDPPSKRSKIEKKMDKIIYFLFGVLFTIAFVGSIYFGIVTKKDLDKGHNRWYLRPDSAKIFFDPKRAPAAATYHFLTALMLYSYLIPISLYVSIEIVKVLQSMFINQDIHMYYEETDKPAHARTSNLNEELGQVDTILSDKTGTLTCNSMEFIKCSVAGTAYGRGVTEVERAMAKRNGSPLMVNGKDVVEDSPKSATKSSIKGYNFDDERIADSNWVNELHADVIQKFCRLLAVCHTAIPEMDEETGKVSYEAESPDEAAFVIAARELGFEFYRRTQTTVSVNELDTSSGKKIEREYKLLNVLEFNSTRKRMSVIVKDEEGKILLLSKGADSVMFGRLGKNGREFEDQTREHVNEYADAGLRTLILAYRVLSEEEYKIFNEKFLEAKNLVTADREALIDEVTETIEQDLILLGATAVEDKLQPGVPECIDKLAQAGIKLWVLTGDKMETAINIGFACSLLRQGMKQIIITLETPEIIALEKGDDKNAIAKASRQSVIQQITEGKAQVRSSSEAFALIIDGKSLAYALEDDTKNLFLELAISCASVICCRSSPKQKALVTRLVKDGTKKTTLAIGDGANDVGMLQEADIGIGISGVEGMQAVMSSDVAIAQFRFLERLLLVHGHWCYRRISSMICYFFYKNVTFGFTVFLYEAYASFSAQPAYNDWFLTLYNIFFTSLPVIALGVFDQDVSARFCLKFPMLYQEGVQNLLFSWRRIIGWMLNGVCSAVIIFFLCTKALDPQAFNKNGKVAGFAVLGTTMYTCVVWVVNCQMALAVSYFTLIQHIFIWGGIALWYLFLLAYGAITPKYSSTAYKLFIEALAPAPAFWIVTIFVVISALIPYFCYNAIQMRFFPMYHGMIQWIRREGRSDDPEYCNMVRQRSIRPTTVGFTARSMARTNPLDGRKQNHR